A stretch of DNA from Pogoniulus pusillus isolate bPogPus1 chromosome 8, bPogPus1.pri, whole genome shotgun sequence:
AGCAATCCTTGCAGAGGCTTGCAGGGCTGAGCTTCACTGGCTACCTCTGGGCAGGGAGATGGTTTGGTAAAGtccatcctgctgcagcagaattaATGGAAAAGGGGGGAATCCATAAGCGTGGTGTAAAGGAAAGGTTGCAACTGGCAGGACATAAATCAGAGGGAAAGTGATAAAGGGAGCTTCTCGCCAGGAGGAGCTGGCGATGGCAGTGTGAGGCCAAAAGAAATTTTGGCAAGGCGATAaatcccacagctgctggagctgctcaagcacTAATGATCAGGCAAAAACGTCAGCCACGTTTAACAAATATTTCTGCTCTGTATTTGGAGAGAAGAGGGACAACATGCTTGAATCACACAAGAATGATGAAGCCGTCTATTAATTACTGCTGGGAATGTTAAAcaacatctgccagctcagcgggctcaggcactgcctgccccagcctcctccAAGAGCTGGAGGAGATTCTGGCCTCCCCATTAATTTTCTGTGAAATCTTGGATAAGTGAAAAAATCCTGTCTGGCCAACTGAGATCCTGCccatgctgggagctgcagggatgcagggCTCTTGGGGCTtcacctcctcatcctggctctGATGGGATTTATATCACATTCCCACTCACTTGGGGCCCACAGGAACAGGGCAAGCCTATGGCACAGCCTTGCTGCACTCCATCATTAGCCACTTTCAATCCAGGCAGGTTCTTTTTTTCAGGAGGGGTAAACATGCTGAACAGCAGAGGTGACAGCAAAGGGCTCAGCAGACTTGGATGGCAGtacagcaggcagctcagcagtaGCAAGATGCTAATTAGCAAACTAACTCTGCATAGTATGAATAGACCATACAAGAGAAGGACATGTCCAAAGAATCCCAAATGGACATTGGCAGCTGATGTGTCCTTTTGTGGCCAGGTCCCCAAGCCAAACTCCCAGTGATGCCCAGAGCCATGGAAACAGAAGGTCCAAGAAATTCAAGTGGGATTCTTGGCAAGTGGGAGAGCTGGGGATACATGTGCAGCTGGCCAGGTCACACCACTCACCAAAGCCTGCCCCAGCGCAGGGGAACTGGGAGGAATGTCTTGGAGGGACTGGGGGTgacatcagcagggacatggccATTGAGGAGACACGCTGACCTCAGTGACACAGGTAGGGAGGAGGGGCTAGGCTGGTGCTGGGTCTTGCTGGAGAGGCCTTTCAGCTTTTGGCCCCTTCGCACCCAGAGGAGATGGTTTGGGGAAGACCATCTTTGGTGAAAAATCGTGAGATTTAATACAAGAAAAGCTCTTGCAGCTGCCTCCAGGAGATGCTGGGTCACATGTGGCTTGTTTTGCCTAGCCTTTTTCTACACATAAATACCCACCTATAAAAGTCAAAACTcacacatagaatcaaagaattgtagaatggaTTGGGTTAGAAGAGGCCTTAAAGGTCACCTATCTCCAATGCTTCTGcaacagcagggacaccttctataACCGTATGGTTGTAAAATACTGAGATGCTttagagcagagaagaaagtccAGCGGTGAAGAGATGCCTGGGgaacccctcccagccccaatcCTGGATtgcctcacagagctgcaaGGTGCAGAGGGAGCAGGATGGGTCTGGGGGTGTCCAGGAGGAAGAGATGAGACCAGCTCTGGTGAAATGATGACATCCAGACACCTCAACTTGAAGCACTTCAGCCCTCCCGTCCCCCAGGGTGCCAGACAAGATGCTGGGCAGACAGGGGGAGGCAGTTAAAATACAGAAATGTCAATTTAAATTAAAACATGTTTCATaaagaaggagaaagataatcccttccctgcagcacagtGAGCTGGAGGATTTATGACGTACTCTGAGGACTGATGCCCCCACTGCAGTGAGCTCTGGAGGGGAGCTGGTTTGGCTGCCACTGTATGTGTCACAGTGTGCTGGCACTGGAAGATGGTCTTCCTCATACCATCCTCTCTGGGTGCGAAGGGGTCAAAAGGCATTGTGCTGGGGCCGAGTACCACCTGCTGCCCCActaccccagccctcagaggcCACAGTTGGGTCTGTGCCAAAATGTCAGTACACTAATAAAACATGCAGAAGCTATGTTTGCTTCGGTCAGTAAAACTCCTTGGCAATGGCAGGGATGCTCAGCACCAAGCTGCCCTCCTTCAGCAGCATCCTGTTTGGTGTCCTGCTTACTGCCCTGGGGGTATAGGGGTGCTTGTCTGACGCCATGCTCATGCCATCTCCTTCAAACAGCAGATGCCAGCGTGacacacagctccagagctgcaagtGGTGTGGCAGGGAGTAAATCCACTGTGCACTGTCAAGGTAAAGTGACAAAACACCGGCCTGCAATGCAGGAACTGCAGTTATAACAAGAGAAAATCAATGCGATATATTACTGGAGATATAAAGACGCCATTTATGcttcagcacagagcacagcagctttgcttGCTGTCAGCACGGCAGGTTTGCTGCGAGGGCTCCCTGCATTCCTGTTTCCCAGTTCAGGTCACCTGCATGCTGGGGCTCAGCTGTGTGTTATTTGCTGATCCCCTCAGTAAAGCTATTGTGCTCCCACCTGCTGCTTCCTGGACTTTGCCCCTGCCTCCAGCTGGGGATGTGGTCAAGACTGCCACGCCGGAGCAGTGCATGGCTTCAGTAAGAGCCTTTCCAGCACAAAGGTGCAAGGACTTGGCAAGGTCGCAACCCCAGACCAAGCAGGTGccaccccttgttctgtggctcgTAGTGTCTGCGTTGCTCTTCCGCCCTTCAAATCACCCACCAGCCAGTATTGAGCCCACTGCATTCAGGCACCTCCTGAGCAATACTGAAGAGGGTGGCAACCCCCATTCTCCATGGAGTGAGGCTCCAGAAGGACACGTGAAAGGTCCAGTGGTCCCTTGGcatggcagctgtgggcagggagcagtCTGTGTGCTGGGGACACCTTTGCTAGGGACATGCACTGGGATATCAGCTAGAGACATGTGCACTCACTGGGGATGTGTGTGCTGGGAACATGggccaccccacacacagctgtctGTCTCTGAGAACAGCTTATTAAAAGGAAGTTGAATCAAGCTTCTTTTCAATGATTAATCAGTTGCTTTAATTGAGTTGAGACTCTTTAATGGATAGTTGCTCTCCTCTTGGTGGAATCTGCCACTGCCCTCCTCTTGGTGGGACCTGCCCTAGCTTCCCACCGAAAACCTCTGTCTGTGGCTGGACTCTACGGAGATAGCGCTGCtgttgagctctgtgctgcagggctgggagctgtggagggCTTCCCAGGGGTGGGCAGGCAGGTGAGAACCCCAGGCACAGGCTCAGTACCGGGGGGTTGcgagctctgcctggaggtgcgGAAAGCACTAGGGGGAAGAACCGGGAACGCGCGATCAGTcactgccaccacactcccctGAGTGGGAGCCACAGCTCTGAGAAACTGGAGATGAGCATTTTATGGTAAAATATGCAGAGCGTGGGACAAAAGAGGAGCGTTTCTCGCACAAGGAGACACTGTTAGAGACGAGCTCCCCAGGAAACCAATTAACACGGCGCTGTGCGCGTCAGGCCAACACCTGGCACAAACACCTTTCCCTGGGAGGGTGCCAGCCGCCCCTCGCCACGGCCCCTCCCGGCACAACAGCCCTTACAGTGCTGCAAGCAGCATGGGGCCggctctgcctgcaggggcGCGGCGCTGCTGCTCCACGCTGCCCCGTAGCACCAGGCACCGGCACGGCCGCAGGCGGGGGCCGGGGCCATCACGGCGTTACGCGCTCGCAGGACAGTGCCACGGACTTTAGATCCGTGAGCTTCTGGGGATGGGCCGCCCCCCTGCACTGCCCACGTTGAGTGCCTTCCCAGCGGCTCCACGGCCGTATCGGTACCGCCTGCGGCGGGCACGGCTCCGACAGCTCCCGGCGGCCGGGCCGCCCGGGCACCACCCCTGGCCTCGGCCCCACCCCGGCTCTGCACGGCCCCGCCCGGTCCCGGCTCGCAGGCCGCCATGTCGCTGCGCTTCTCCGCCAACCTCTCGTGGCTGTTCCCTGAGCTCCCGGCGCTGCCGGCCCGGCTGGAGGCTGCGGCGGCCGCCGGGTTCCGGGCAGTGGAGGCGGCCTGGCCGGCGGGGTGCCCGGCCCAGGTGCTGCGAGCCGCGGCGGAGAGGGCGGAGGTGCAGATCGTCCTCCTCAACATGCCCCCCGGTACCGCCGCGCTCCCCGGGGTGCATGGGTGGGAGGCGCAGGGGTGCCCCAGTGCCGCTGACCCTGTCGCTTTCTCCTAGGGGACCAGGAGGCCGGCGAAATGGGGCTGGCGGCCGTGCCCGGGCGGCAGCCTGCCTTTCGGCAGAGCCTGGCCGCGGCGGTGCAGTACGCCAAGGAGGTGGGCTGCCCCAGGTAGGTGCGAGGCCGGTTCCTGGCCCCAGCGGCACCAGAGCGCCGTTCCACAGCTCTCCTACTCGGGCTTTTCCGATCGTAGCTCGCCCCTTGCACCGCCCTTCCTACAGTCCGCTCCATCACCGGGCGACGTCTCCCTTCTTGGCAGTgttgggcaggagccagctcgATGCTGACTCCACGGCCGTTTTGTGCTCTCTCGCAACTGACCCAAAGCTGCCAGGCACTAGTCTGACCCTACCCTACCTGCCTTTCACTTTGGAGGCTTCTCATCTGCACCGCCACATTACCGTGCCCATGAtcacctccccttttcctccccagtTACACCAGTTGTTTCCCCAGGACACCACAACAGTACCTGTATTGAAAGCCACGCCGatgacagcacagcagagacactgTGAAAGGCGCAATTAGCCTGGCACAACCCCTTCCACATGGCCCTTTTGTTCCGTTTACTTTGCACCATTCCTTCCCTTAGAGGTGCGGTCCAAAGTCCTGTGGAGGGCACAGGCCAGGCAGGCCAATAGCTGCTCAGAACCATTTGCAGTCGCTGGTAACGGGCAGGTGGAATTGTTTTTTGTTTCCACTGCACACCTTCCCCAAACGGTTGCTGAAGAGCTTTGCTCTTTGCCTGACCCTCAAGCCCAGCATTCCCTCTCTGCTCTAAGCTAGCAAGCAGAGGCAAGCACTCCTGCTGCCCATCATACTGACCTCAGGTACCCGTAGTTCACCACCCTAGAAAAGCTCCAGCTTTGGGGTGAAagaactggaggcagcagggaagaACCAGGTCTGCAGTTTGTCAGGTAAAAGGTTCAAAGCCATCCCTCAGCATGCTGAGGTGAGatgggggggtgtgtgtttccctgcagctccctgctgcctctgttgcCTCCTGCATGGGAGATGGGTCTTTTATCTCCTGTGTCTGATCCCTGAGCCTGGCcccacttcccatcagcagatgaAAGTGTATTAAAGCTGAGCGGCTGCTTGGAGACCAGAGCTGTTAACCGTGGCTGATCTGTCTGTAGGATTCACTTGATGGCTGGGAGGGTTCCCCTGGGTGCAGAccgggcagcagtggcaggcaaGATGGAAACCACCTTCATTGAGAATCTCAGATATGCTGCTGACCTCCTGGCTCAGGTAAGCGGGAAAAGGGTCCTGCTCTATGGGTGCAGCACTTTGAGTACCCAGCATGgagactctgctgccagcccagcctggggaagaagcaCGCAGCTGCAGCTGCGAGAGGGTGCTCTGCAGAGTGACCTTTCCTTACAGGAAGACATGATTGGACTGGTGGAGCCTATTAACAACCGCATCACTGACCCTCGCTACTACCTGAACACCCCACACCAAGGTAAGGCAGACTTGTCTCCCCCGTGTTTCTTTCAGGGGAGGAGAAGGGTCTCCAAACTGTGAAAGGCAGGAAGCTGTCATACCTGCAGGGAGATGCAGGGTGAGCAGTTGATGAAGGCATTCTCAAGGCTTCACCATGAAGACTCTAGCCTAGGAGTAATGATCTCCTTTCTTGCACCCTTAGCTGCTGCCATCCTGGAGAAGGTGGGACGGCCCAACctgaagctgcagctggtgAGTTAGCACTGAAGGTCCACTGTACATCAGAAAACCTTGCACAGCCCACACAGGAGTCTCAGGGACTGCAGGCTTGTTACACCCTCCTGAGGACATGTGGAGGGACAGGGAACATAACACTGTCATCTTCGACTGCTCACTGATGAACAGCAGCACCATccatctcctgcctctcccacaGGACCTCTTTCACTGCCAGATCATGGATGGGAATTTGTCACACAACCTGGAAACATACTTCCCACTCACTGGTAAGGCCCTGCACACAAACTGGCTCTTCCGTAGCCATGAAGCAGGCGAGTCTTTGAGATGGGGCCTTCTGGTCACATGCTCTGCTGGGACTGGCTGGGTGCACGGGGCTGCTTTGGGTCATTTTGTCTcatgtctagagaaggctgcaggcagaactGCATTGGGCAGAGCATCTCCCATTCACTTCCTAGGTCACATCCAGATTGCACAGGTGCCAGGGCGGCATGAGCCTGATAGCCCAGGGGAGTTGAATTTCCCCTATATCTTCAAGCTCCTGGAGTCCCTCAGCTATACTGGTTACGTGGGGTGTGAGTATGCTCCAAAAGGTGAGTGGGCCTAGAGGTGGTCTGAGCCCCACTGGCAGGTCTAAGCatggcacagctggctgggtaCTGTGCAaagacagggaggtcctgtgAACTGTCACATAGTGGGCATCTGAGTCCCCACCTAGGGATAAGAGCCCTGTtcagagcagaagctgctcaAGCTTGCCTAGGCTGAGAGCAGGAGACCTTGTCTGTCACTGCAGGAGACACTCTggaaggtctgggctggctgcgcTCATACTGGGAGAGCCGAGGGATGCAGCATGGTGGGACCAGCAAGGCAACAGAATAAAACAAGGGAACAACTGGAATAAAAGTCAAAGCAATGACTTAACAGGAGCATGTCTGTCTTCTCTATGACGATGTAG
This window harbors:
- the HYI gene encoding putative hydroxypyruvate isomerase — translated: MSLRFSANLSWLFPELPALPARLEAAAAAGFRAVEAAWPAGCPAQVLRAAAERAEVQIVLLNMPPGDQEAGEMGLAAVPGRQPAFRQSLAAAVQYAKEVGCPRIHLMAGRVPLGADRAAVAGKMETTFIENLRYAADLLAQEDMIGLVEPINNRITDPRYYLNTPHQAAAILEKVGRPNLKLQLDLFHCQIMDGNLSHNLETYFPLTGHIQIAQVPGRHEPDSPGELNFPYIFKLLESLSYTGYVGCEYAPKGDTLEGLGWLRSYWESRGMQHGGTSKATE